The DNA sequence CGAAAGGTTGGACTACAAATTGCGTCAATTTATTGATTCAAAACACCAGCTCCAATTTGTGATATTGGACAACATCAGTAACGGTCTCCAATATGGTATGGAAACTATGGTGTGTCCAATGGGCCCATAGAAAAAGGCTTTAGGCCGGTCTATTAACAAAATTCATGGAGATAAAAATTACTGTCCAATGGGCCAAAGTCCGGTTTCTCTGTAAATATGTTTTATGGGTTTGTAAATTGGTCCAAACTACCAATAGAAacttagaaagaaagaaagaaagcaaaaataaaCAAGAGATGAGTTCACTGGGAAATTGTAGATACTAGTTGCTAAGCCCCCGAGTTACTGCGGGTTGATTTTTGCCTTAATTGTTTGTTTTGGCTGAGAAtggtttttgagagagagagatcccgCAAAATATAGGGTCAAAATCGTTCCATTACTATTCATTGAATAGTAGTGATCAATATTTTGGATTTACATTTTAATATAgagtataatatatatatatatatatatatatattattgaataAATGAAAGTCTTTGGTCTTAACCAAACCACTAAATGCCTGAATTGTCTTTCCACTTTgtcatatcttttttttttttttttttttttggtgtgaaataagggctggtgcagctgcccttaagccttcattaatgaaactgctgaatacaattggggggggggacatgaagCCTAAACCCCAAAAAATTAGTAAAAAAAGAGCATcccgaataataacaggagcCTCCACTAATCCTATGTATTCAAACATGCACCAACTAATAAGGGTTGACATACCAGACATCTGGGCAACTCCATTTGCTTCACAATGGTGGCATACTGGAAAGATAAAACTCATACAAAGCCATAAAACAAttaagggttaatgctcatacaccccaaatccgggaaaatacttctcatacacccaaGTGTATTATTTTATTCCCTCTTACACAaccttttctcattttctttcctacctacccatcttttcaaaatccctaccattagtaccccttCGTCCTTTATCTAGCAATTTTCTTTGCTGTCTTCATTTGTCAGAGTCTGCATCTGTCTCTTTCATGAAGTTTTGCTGCATAATTTTATTTAAGAAGTTTTAAGAAACGTGGTGGACCCATCAGAgtttttatttgaatatatatatgaaattgacAGTCATCCTCAaattcgaaaggtaaacagtacattttactattcataatttcgattgtagacagacttgaaCTGATTGCTATCTGTAAACACACTAGCAAAGAATTacaaaaagaaagataaaaactgagaaaattaaagGCCTATAGAGATAGCCTTAGTAGAGATTCTCCCAGCtattgggatattatttatagacttcagactagaatttataaaatagaagaagaaatagataatctcctatatgttcttgaagaggaacaaaaacctcttgactatttgagcattggttagatccgcacctcactggtatcagagcttgtaaaatagctcaaggagaacccctccttaatggggacaatgtcagaattgttattagagaaaataaattctctactgaaatcttctgatgagaaatatcagaagctgttactagaagtATCTTGATGTCAGTCgactctagaaaaattacctgctataatccaccaattggaaagattggaaaacaaactggattatatcaaagatcttcctaaaacggaagaagaaaaactaacgagtgttagtagaaaaatcaaagaacagcaaaaaacgctggattctatactgaatgacaagaaagtgcctacagtaaaaaagaagactaatggattcaaaccattagaaaaaccagacacaaatcgtgttcctaacatgatttttctagaaccatctactagtcagactagtatccggtatgaaaacccggaaaaaagagaaatgaagatgttaagcatctttggaaaaaagaaaggagtccaactcctaaattctgaagaatttgaatacaaagaaATCGAACTTGAGGTAAAAAaggcctcaattccaaagctagatttcaaacagatctacaaaaggggaacatttgacttgatggacagccatcacttcaaaatacttgaattcacaaccccctcaacaacaggagagacagatctcttgatgatcacccaagctgaagttgccagagcacaatcCAAgcagtatcaatttatgcacattggagcagtccaagtcggcataaagcttttggcaagagaaggcatcaactgttcagtcatatgtgtcctgcaagacaacagactgacagacttccaagcaaGTCTGTTGGGAACCCTAGAAGCATCACTGTGCAATcaggtagcatatttcaactgcttccccaacttcaccaccagcttgaaagatgcagcccactgcctcatactgagagtcaagacagatgggatatctatgaaagaagaaatgcaagaattggcgatagtatacagagtatactataaactgatgagcaccacagtagagCCGAAGACacggatctccaacatccctggtcttactactggattcctcaccagccagaagaaccattcacaacagattcataaggttgcttggaacgaagtaacttttcctcttgaatggaaattatccggtccaaaaaagctacCGGAAAGAGCTAAAGCGAAGATCTActagagtagaagaactggagaaatcagcctcaacttcgacaatcacagaaaaagtgatgtctgtcctgagaacatcaggataaacagcagtcttctgagaagaagctacagcaccagagaagccggtgtcagtggtacaaaatcCACTATTGAAGTGCccatatcagaagaagatctggaagcttatctgaacagaccagtccatatgctcagagctgagaggctctatgatctttatgaaaaagctgagaattgtgaaagtcctgaacgattagcAAAACTAATCGAAgcaatgaaagaattcaaattcagaaagacgagaaaagtctttccttatcaagatattgaaatggaagatggagaaagctccagaactttcataaaaagagaaacaagggaaacaaaactcccattccagaaagcccccacgggtaaaaaaggagaaagaaattctcaaacatTCGTCCcggaggacaatctgccaagagttcctatcaccaactatggcatctggttgaatctagacaagagtctagacaagagaaaaaccattgaccaatgggtagacagcctgatgatggcttctgcacttacccttggtaaatttgaagcaccagatttgcagatgtactatgaaactactcttactggagtggcaaaaaagtactacctatctttcaaagaaactgctagaggaagagactggcttgaagagataaaaaattcaaagtctccgtatgattttgcagtacccctgtacgatcagttctgtggagatctctcaaatctgagtgaaaaagaaaaagaaacggcaaagtcgaatatctatgctctcaaaatctgtgacatgagatatttcgaagaataccagaatgagtttcaggaatactattgtacaattggtgaactagagaatactgatctagttaatctgttgcactgaaagctccctgaaccatggagaacagttGTGAGAGAaggcatagctgaaaaaccaattgaaagattttcagttggaggaatcgCCGACAGAATacggcaattactgaaggagcaatgcaaagccaatcttagagctaagatggccaagaagcaactcaaaggagttgaaaatttctgttatggaatactggatatgcccacaaactggggatgtcatgaatccaaattctacagaaagaagaaaaaagaaaaatattactctaaaaaattcaaaaagagtaatcagaagaagaattggaaattcaagaagagttccaattacaagaagcaacaggatgaagatccaaaaaagaaattcttcaagaaaaagaagaatactcctcagcataaacaacctagcaagaaaacttgcagatgttggttgtgtaaagctgaagggcactatgctaATGAATGCcaggaaaagggtaaaagatctactaaagctctctttgaagaatatgagcaaatagtagaagtagcaaacatgaaaggctacgaaatagcctattctgatgatgaagatgacgacaggtcagtctactctgcctggtctgaagaagaagaaagttcatcagaagagtctgagattgattctgaagtagagtacttcgaatccagacaaatgaatgttttgaaaatcaaaaactgggaagaaagcaagacagaatcctttaTGTCtacttatcaggtgaaccctggtacattcgtttgtgactactgcttctGTCACGAAAAGGATGGTCTcccaatgttttgtgaagagtctaagaagacctatcacaaagaatgcttcatagctgaagcaagaagaaaaaccaagaatggtcttgtcagccagttggttgagcaagaatatgaagagtattttgcCAAGCAAAAGGCAAAGGAagtagaaactctgttccaggaaaccatggaaccatcttcctcaaaaaagGAAGACATCATCGGTGAAGAACAAGtcaatgaagatattgaactggttgaaataccagaaaaggtAGAACTGGTGAAATCACCAGaaaatgttcatctcttagaacgacaggaggctactgaaacatgggatctacttggccaaccatctggcaagtttgattataaagtcaAATATGACCCTCCGTCATGGTTCAATGATCCAGAGatcaaagagataattcctacagaCTGGGATgatagtgaagataaatcacccactcaggaaaatgttccagaagaatgtaaaccattcattcccaAGGAGCAAGCTCAGGAAAATGTGCTTCAACagtcgaaagtcgtctctacaagtagatacagcaactacatagagatcggactcaagttccctgatcacaggaaatatcatctacatgcctttgtagataatggatcaggttttacggttgcaaagagatttgcaattccagatgaactctggaaaaaagataagaaaaaaatcagctactggtgttacatttgatggaagccatctcaccatgaagcaagtagcaaaaaatgttcatatcaccattggtggaggaacatttatcatccagaatgtttggcaatctgaaggccaaggatctgatttcttgttgggaaatgattttattctccaacaacgattcattcaggatgaagaagcgataggcttcaggaaaggagaacgggtgttctgggcagaccgtcTCACACAAGCCAAGAGCGTCgtcggtcccggttttactactcagtatcagagatcgcaacagaatagtggtgatcttaccccctacaaacccaaatttgagcccatactccaaatcaaacaacaagaagaattacttgttgaagaatcttcagaagaagaagaagaagaagctagtgaagatgaagaagctagtttcatccatgagcacaacctcaatcactttcagaacaagcttgagtcgcagcaaattcccactcttgagaaaatcaagaaactactggagcagaatgtggatacaaatcctcagaagttttgggaaaaagacccagtggtctatgaattaagattgcatgacatgaatgctatttgccatgtcaaagccattcctcagtacaaagaggaagataaaaaagaattcagaagtgatattgaagatctcctgaaaaagagattaattcaaccttccactagccctcatcatgctccagcattctacgtgagaaatcatgcagaaaatctacgaggcaaagctagaatggtgattgactacagagatgtcaataagaagactgtcaaagacggatatcagatcgctcaagtcagagtactgatcaaccagctcagaagagctaaagtcttttcgaaattcgatgcaaagtcgggtttctggcaggtcaagatgcatcctgagagtgtacctctcactacatttggaacaccacaaggtcattacgagtggctggtaatgccttttggtctaaagcaagctccctcaatctttcaaagaaagatggacaacatcttcaagtaTGTAGCGGAGttttgcgtcgtctacatagatgacatcctggtcttctccaaaaacagagaagaacacatgaaacacctccatgaggtagcaAAGCtaatagttcagcatggaattatcctaggcgaaaagaaaatcttctttatcctcgatgaagttgatttcctaggaataaatatcaagaatggagtcataaaacttcaacctcacatccttgaaaagatctggaagttcccagacagaattcctgatgctaagagtctagagagatttcttggtgtcataaattatgggagagatttcatccctagaatctcagggctaacagcaatgttatctcccaagacgagttctaaaagaaaatggaacttcactgaAGACGAtgaaaaaatccttaaaaggtttttgctaagctcaaaaggcttggcctcaactgatcaatcccagggtaaaggattggctaccccgtctcaaacggcagacggtaaaagCTCATCAAGAcagttgatggctgctgctttgccaaaaagcagaccaactccaagtggagttataaatgtttttaattatgaattaagaacttttgatactcctttgttcagaactggcaggagactagcttaccagaaggcaatcctggataatctcttatttgcctttcaagaaagaagcagtggtctaatgttcccggcactctttgctctagctgaagaactttatgagaatgccagaccacaGACTGAAGAAATCCATatgcagcagagtgctgtaagaaaagaaaaaaaatttcttccttgaaagtccagaaagtgctagggtccctatcgtagctctcaatgaatcagactggcatgaattccatagtctgataggaaggcataatccagaaaacctagttcctccaactctcttcattgtttcaggaccttatgttggaagatacttggtaaatgttcagagtgaacatcctcaagaacacaagctctggcttgttgaaaatggttttgtccataatctgtggactaaaactaatgatgatctgaaaGGTTTGCCGCCCATCATTGttaacacagtcaaaaatatcAGAAAGAATGACTGTACATTTCGTctaaagttcagatccactcctccagaatggatccaaaaggcaaacggtgaagttgaatatattcctccatatcattatgtgagaattatccaAAGAAggtatcttcaaccagcctatGTAgcatacaatggccaaccaaattctagcatCCCTTGtatgaaggccatggctctggactacatcaaaaagatcatctctgaagatagcaacaataccttcctggcagcaggagaaaagacaattatcactgcttacgatcatcctgacgtagtcagcagcgatatattcctatctctaaccagaaaagagatagactcgacaatggcatgcatgagttgggtggaaaagcttgaaaatgacaaccactacaagatgtatgttgatacagatgttgAGGATAATGCTACTACTGTTCGAATGGCCCaaacagacaacaactcctttgtctttggccataATTTTGAAACAGATGAGAATATGTAGCGGCACGGGTGAAACCATGGGTGAAAGAGGAAAGCACCAAAACAAAAGGcaactgttttctttttcaaaaaagatacttttgctttttcaaaaagaagaaagtgaaaaacatttcaccctaaccacttttgcttttccctgaccgacctccaccagtaggagcactcagaaaagcaggAGTCACAGAGTTATCCTGTATATTTtgtgttttgaattctagtttgagttccactccctatataaggagctttagtttccttagaaggcattcgaagttTAGATCAGAAAAACATCTGATAGCAGAAATATtagaatagcagtgtgcttcctttTCTGCTTAAGTGTGAAGTAGTGAGCttccattacaagtaagtatctggtctcattcttatggatagctaaacagcttttgctgtttacctgagaatgaggctctgactGTTCAAAATTctgtatgtatatttgaataaataaattcagatggatgttcacccacttctttaactTTATAAGTTAGTATTAAATTTCCATAAGCATAAATGTCATTATCTTTACATTTCGTAATCATCTTAGTCAGTCATGTTTTACTATttaaatgcatgcatcccatgAAAATCCAAGGTTCTAAAGCTTTACTGTTCATCtgaaagaatcagttttaaaaacagaaaaaattaggacaagcagcagtgattccgccctgtgagtagccgcttagacaatgagtcgttaggcgaaatgtggcatgttgaaggctagtcttgtttttgttttgaagttTTAATTACTGGTCATTTTTGTTGAATAGAACTGTAGAAGAGTCCaaaaggtcaacataggatacaaaagGCATTTGTCTAGAAAAACCATCCATGTTAGTCTTTGTCTGTCAACAACAATGTAATACCAAAGTTTcgggcagttgggaaaaataccaaggctTTTTGGGTATACGGGAAAAACCCCAATAAACCCTGTTTTCCCACTTTGTCATCTTAGATACTCATTGTTTTCAAATTCTTTCAACATTGAGGTTTCTTCTTCTCAACCCACCTTAAAAAATACGACCTTGTAATAaagtttttaaaattttaggtCACTCCGACAATtactaattgatttttattgtgaaACTCGTATTACTCTATCACCTTGgactgaaagaaaagaaagacacAAAAATGTACATATAAATTACGGTCTAATATGGTCAAGGGCCGGTATGTCTGTAATTAGGATTTATAGGTCTATAAGTTGGTTCGGGTGCTCATGTGTAGAAAGTAagaaaacaaatatatacatgatATTATTTGTTGCTAACATTTTGATGGAATACTGAATGTATAGATCCTATTTATTGAAAGACTCTGGATTAGCTGGAAAACCATTACATTTTATCGCATCTctgttttacataattattcATTTTATCTTTCGTTGCTTAGTACTACACACTACAAGCATccaacaaaaagagaaagaaattggTACTACTGTAAGGGCACTTTGGTGTTTCGTTCTAGATTCCAGGCTGTTCAGCTTAGGGAAGATCTTCCCGAGAAATTTCGTCATCATAAACCTAAAAAGACAATGATACAATTAGTGAACTCCAACTGACGAAAAGGCATATAGGGAGTCAACTGAAactaatgataaaaatataagaacaacaacaataaaacaaTGACATTAGCAACAATCGATTGGAATGTGTATATATGTGTACATCAATAGAGTCCTATATAATGATGTAGTAGTCTCTAACCTTATTTATTGGAAGTGCTGTCTAAAATTGGTGTCTGAAATCACACACATGGATGTTTAAAATGTATGTAGTATTACAAAGCCTAAAAAAAGTCGATATATATTCTTATATTATCAATACAAAATATCAGATAAAAAAGTCGCAAATAAAGATATGTGAGTACCGTATACAACTTAAATTAGGGAGATTTTACTTTTGAGTTTtctataataattaaaaaaaaaagtgagggttGCTCTTATGCACTTCAATTCATGATAATTGAGCTTGAGGAATATTATGATATGATATTGCGCTTAAAAGATTGAAGAATGACTTTTATGATATAGCTTTTAATATTATTGTTTATAGCGTTTACAAAACGCGGTTAGCTATTTTATTTGAAGGGCAATTGTAGCCGGGGACACATGTTCTTGGGTTGAGGCCGTAAGGTCCGGGTGGAGCTGGTACACATTCGTAGTGGTCACAACACATCATCATGCATGACTCCATGCACTCTTCCTCATTTGGATCGAACACACACCTCTGATAACACTTCCTTTTGCAATCTGCATGCCCCATTAATTGATGAATTAATTAGCAAATGAAATAGCATCTCTCGATGGATATATAAAACCCATGAGAAGGATATGTTTATTTACCATATGTAGATATAGTTGGGCGCTTTGGTGGTGGAACCCATGGCTGGACACCGGGATTGGTTGCTGGAGAGGGCGGAGTCAAGCTGTCATTTGGAGGTGGGGGAGCGACGGATACTTCTTGTGGTGGTGCGGGAGCTGGTGTCTCATTAACGTTATCTTGAGGTGCTGGAGGTGGTGAAGGGGAGTCAGGTGGTGATGGTCCCTGAACGTGGGTTAAACATCAAGATCAGGTCATGATTAGAAAAATCACTATAATTACTCGCATATATGACTATTGTATcatgaaaaataaattaatcCTTTGTATACACCAATTCAAGTGGTAGAGACCGTAATTGAGAGTTGATTAGGAAAAAAAGATAAAGCTAAAGAACAATAGACCAAGAAAAGTTTAGCTGATTTATTACTGCAGTAGTCAATAGTATGTCCTTACGATAAAGAGAAGAGTTAATAGTACGTATATCCGTACCACATCATTCGGCGACGGAGGCAAAGCATCCGGTGGTGGAGACTTGGGAGGCGGAGCATCCGACGGCGGAGACCTAGGGGGCGGAGCATTCGGTCGCGGAGCCTTCGGCGGAGAAGACTTGGGTGCATTCGGCGGAGGAGACTTGGGTGCATTCGGCGGAGGAGCATTCGGTGGCGGAGACTTAGGCGGCGGCGGAGAAGGAGACTTGGGCGGCGGGGGAGATTTTGAAGGCGGCGGAGACTTGGGCGGTGGCGGAGACTTCGACGGTGGTGGCTTTGACGGCGGTGTCTTCGACGGCGACGGCGGTGGCTTCGTCCTTGGAGTTGGCTTCGGCACTGGCGTTGGCTTCGGCACCGGAGTTGGCTTCGGCAAAAAGCGCTTCGAGATCAAGTGGATCTCATTACTGATGATATTCCCAAGAATCTTCTCTTCATCGTAAACCTAAAAAGACATGACATCAATGAACTCCAATCGACCAAATATGCATATATATGGGGTGCATTAATTAGTACATGTCTTATATAGTGATGCAGTAGTCTCTAACTTTGTTTACTTGAAGTGGTGGAGACTGTACGTTGCCGGGAGTTGGTGCCTGAAATCACACATAGAtggttaaaatgcatgtagTATTAGCGTCACTAATTTAAAGTTAAGTATGATCTACACACACACCACGTACTATACCTTTGGCTTCTTGGCCTTTTCGTTCTCAAACTCATCAGCTGAAACCTACAAAGACAGGATGCCATCAAAATATTACTGAATATATGAAAGTACTAAAGAGAAAGTGCACATGTCTgtctacacacacatataagtaattaatta is a window from the Rosa chinensis cultivar Old Blush chromosome 2, RchiOBHm-V2, whole genome shotgun sequence genome containing:
- the LOC112186637 gene encoding vegetative cell wall protein gp1-like isoform X1, whose translation is MVFKTLRFLFAVLLVTTKVSADEFENEKAKKPKAPTPGNVQSPPLQVNKVYDEEKILGNIISNEIHLISKRFLPKPTPVPKPTPVPKPTPRTKPPPSPSKTPPSKPPPSKSPPPPKSPPPSKSPPPPKSPSPPPPKSPPPNAPPPNAPKSPPPNAPKSSPPKAPRPNAPPPRSPPSDAPPPKSPPPDALPPSPNDVGPSPPDSPSPPPAPQDNVNETPAPAPPQEVSVAPPPPNDSLTPPSPATNPGVQPWVPPPKRPTISTYDCKRKCYQRCVFDPNEEECMESCMMMCCDHYECVPAPPGPYGLNPRTCVPGYNCPSNKIANRVL
- the LOC112186637 gene encoding leucine-rich repeat extensin-like protein 3 isoform X2: MVFKTLRFLFAVLLVTTKVSADEFENEKAKKPKAPTPGNVQSPPLQVYDEEKILGNIISNEIHLISKRFLPKPTPVPKPTPVPKPTPRTKPPPSPSKTPPSKPPPSKSPPPPKSPPPSKSPPPPKSPSPPPPKSPPPNAPPPNAPKSPPPNAPKSSPPKAPRPNAPPPRSPPSDAPPPKSPPPDALPPSPNDVGPSPPDSPSPPPAPQDNVNETPAPAPPQEVSVAPPPPNDSLTPPSPATNPGVQPWVPPPKRPTISTYDCKRKCYQRCVFDPNEEECMESCMMMCCDHYECVPAPPGPYGLNPRTCVPGYNCPSNKIANRVL